Proteins encoded by one window of Cryptococcus gattii WM276 chromosome K, complete sequence:
- a CDS encoding Hypothetical protein (Similar to TIGR gene model, INSD accession AAW46286.1; CNK01180), translating into MEGIEDRTVNGKNTKNIPRCSSQSQKRKRTSPSPDMESEEDGEDWYEIDYIADSRVIRRNGRQILQYLIHWDGYAVHERTWEDEDGIGGDDCSLVQEFYQRNPGKPRLLSPSVRREVKSARKVEVVITTRGIDGKSSRSTYSTDQPSPHRISRTSLQSSNVDEEDPIRCPVRPAASKPAKESSPRKMHPNKKRKTSSDDESDFAFEESEWDEDEDDDVEFKSDEDSEQEGSVEEPESDGGKLYFGAFVFLCAKSEG; encoded by the exons ATGGAGGGAATAGAAGACCGCACTGTAAATGGGAAAAATACAAAAAATATCCCAAGGTGCTCCAGCCAGTCACAGAAAAGGAAACGC ACGTCTCCATCGCCGGATATGGAgtcagaagaagacggcGAAGACTGGTACGAAATTGACTACATTGCTGATTCTCGAGTTATCAGAAGAAACGGACGCCAAATCTTACAGTATCTCATTCACTGGGACGGTTATGCTGTGCACGAGAGAACGTgggaggacgaggatggTATTGGAGGAGACGACTGTTCACTCGTTCAAGAATTTTATCAAAGGAATCCCGGAAAACCAAGGCTCTTGTCCCCTTCCGTCAGAAGGGAAGTCAAATCAGCACGCAAGGTAGAGGTCGTCATCACTACGCGGGGGATTGATGGAAAAAGTAGCAGATCCACCTACTCAACAGACCAGCCATCCCCTCATCGCATAAGCAGAACAAGTCTTCAATCGAGCAACGTTGATGAGGAAGACCCCATAAGATGCCCTGTCCGGCCTGCCGCCTCAAAGCCAGCCAAGGAATCGTCTCCAAGGAAAATGCATCCGAACAAGAAGCGCAAGACATCTAGCGATGATGAAAGCGACTTCGCCTTTGAAGAAAGTGAATGggacgaggatgaggaCGATGATGTGGAATTCAAGTCAGATGAAGATAGTGAGCAGGAGGGGTCTGTAGAAGAGCCTGAAAGTGATGGCGGTAAGTTATACTTCGGCGCCTTTGTGTTCTTATGTGCTAAGTCTGAGGGATAG
- a CDS encoding DNA repair protein rad8, putative (Similar to TIGR gene model, INSD accession AAW46285.1) yields the protein MPMVNLEGLFVACYNGSKSTSLRSLFWKTSVTHPGIGLLNTLDRSTMTPSVYEFYIPHTRTRVYLFATPSSPESQDLPKKWAQTVKDLRRPWSSPFEAFLLHTDDPNIHRARVELASARAQADGTSRKTTDWNRCESRHQRARQDEALGILRPLTSWQEAGVCKGLDWTWNDWLLAQTERVVDLLEISTLRMAKEGIDSGFKACIWNVSQNVDRQTGSSKTALAPCLTPNMIPWVTIRGGPVTGREALALQGIPVRELLLTSENEDQLADLAGNAMTTTVVGSAMIAALKVACRRISKGTNPEKEAALILEKEAIDDKQVANRIIGEESLEHHDLDLAKVTKSNLFEILNLAFRSSRHCQCEGQSDTAPNILECQECGYRACKLCGGRPEHVYAPCSSQRVEPAEFEKIFKGLLPMRVRIAGITAQCLNVIRKEAEKSNKGSLNDDDWQLWTTALLEGIHDAEFRFRYLKRQSTWTAVYEARGAMLSLVLHNRIPEWRLTIKTPASEPNNSRLRALLLHPVARLQIDIGGQDVLCGPWELCVPFKKTIDIEITGKGELLPSWQASLGLQGPFANTTRWSELEISLQADDENTLDRKLSGTYQLLPRCGQAMSSLHKKRSNPSDDGLPQLYFFLDPTRCGESREDRYVFSTSIERLDYGTERPVIARLDSKWRESNEKQRKVKLDVSGAWVRCPEAHLTAIGGNDIAVVANDIGANEIHRDRATYAIPSSASAISASLATDGCSHAIALLSCRVPLDPAHSESMWRRGAWAEVDLSHQGITTFANLAWITERLPPLDTLRNWTPIAGDVSEKVCERCAPKPPKIHWIKKESKTNKKGNKTKSTIIAFEDKFEAGQYEHALKHRPSPFVVQLRLDRDIGSFRIGLNIASLAHRALSRLAAITSKDKISLSWRLTPGHVAEIPQPRRIFILPSNKQDPENSQPVGFKLPLRKEQLRSLWWMLEQEKASGKTHTFVEEEISESLLPAIGWRAEGKAERPVMVRGGVIADQVGYGKTIISIALVAQTMFFPAPEPAPPGLIDLKATLIVVPGHLSKQWPNEITRFTGSMFKVIVIQGMKDLQEKTIAELGKADIIVMASEIFESDVYWSRLEYLSAQPREWLHDTQGGRFFCDRLDAAMKTLTSQTQILKEEGSGAAMKAMEDKKKRLTEKARAKKEVHTAVNFGKRMKGQAYRDKHDSDSKAKPITKDELERWEASEDEGDDEENKTYISIPKFHSSSGSESVSSAPVKKDYTLLLNPVLHMFRFRRVIADEFTYLQKKSLAAVLRLSSSYRWILSGTPPVSDFAAIRSIATFMGIHLGVEDDGEGDVQYQKARAKEQTQAEKFHAFREIHSRAWHNRRDELAQEFLNVFVRQNIAEIEDIPTVEHIHTFKLPASEGAIYLELEHHLQALEMQARKETKFKNVTQGDRNARLEEALSDSKTAEEALLKRCCHFTLDLSDKTRDAKSAQEACDHITSARARQLLACQEDLSRSVNHAIALHGWIKKKGGFSKCDNERQPFAEWIAFSFNVSNHQGDIEAARILLKVMERCGVKNGSIPPSPSDVQSQSVANGAKMDDVKWQLREQTHLLRKLVKELVARVRSLRFFEVVRKVQKGRSDARIVLESSECGHKPSTNPDIEMAILSCCGHVACYECMRKAAASQRCVKSGECHAAVRPTNIVKVSSLGVEGELSSGRYGAKLEHLVNLIHSIPKDDRILVFLQWEDLAGKVSEALSAGKIPHVTLSGSAKSRANTLDRFQSTNAATARVLLLKMNDASAAGSNLTTANHAIFLGPLFTNSLFNYRAVETQAIGRVRRYGQQKKVHIHRLLALDTIDMTIFNTRRAELREKTDWEETPQEEYKGGCSSISMADEKRKPTSTAKSNPRKRDFSLALAPSLNNKKRSIQARDDRHVSDDDEHSELSDII from the exons ATGCCAATGGTGAATCTGGAAGGACTTTTCGTGGCATGTTACAATGGGTCAAAAAGCACCAGCCTCCGATCGTTATTTTGGAAAACGTCTGTAACGCACCCTGGGATAGGGTTGTTGAATACTTTGGACAGATCGACTATGACGCCCAGTGTATACG AGTTTTATATTCCCCATACTCGAACACGAGTTTACCTGTTCGCTACTCCCTCATCCCCTGAGTCACAGGATCTTCCGAAGAAATGGGCCCAGACCGTGAAAGACCTTCGTCGCCCATGGTCTTCCCCATTCGAGGCATTCCTGCTTCATACCGATGATCCCAACATACATCGTGCTCGTGTCGAATTGGCCTCTGCGCGAGCGCAGGCAGACGGTACTTCTCGCAAGACTACCGACTGGAATAGATGCGAATCAAGGCATCAGCGTGCTAGGCAAGACGAAGCACTCGGCATATTGAGGCCTCTGACTTCCTGGCAAGAAGCGGGTGTGTGTAAGGGGCTGGATTGGACATGGAATGACTGGCTCCTCGCCCAGACGGAAAGAGTAGTTGATCTCCTGGAGATTTCCACTTTGCGGATGGCAAAGGAAGGTATTGACTCTGGTTTCAAAGCTTGCATTTGGAATGTCAGTCAAAACGTTGATCGACAGACCGGCTCGTCAAAGACAGCCCTTGCACCTTGTCTGACTCCCAACATGATTCCCTGGGTTACTATCCGGGGCGGTCCTGTCACTGGTCGCGAAGCTCTAGCTCTTCAAGGCATCCCCGTTCGAGAGCTCCTCCTTACAAGTGAAAACGAAGATCAGTTGGCTGATCTGGCGGGCAATGCCATGACGACCACTGTTGTTGGTTCTGCAATGATTGCTGCTCTCAAGGTGGCATGTCGCAGGATTTCCAAGGGGACTAACCCTGAAAAAGAAGCTGCTTTGATTCTTGAAAAGGAAGCAATCGACGATAAGCAAGTTGCCAACCGGATCATCGGCGAAGAATCCCTCGAACACCATGATCTCGACCTTGCCAAAGTCACTAAATCCAATCTGTTTGAGATTCTCAATCTGGCTTTTCGAAGCTCTAGACATTGTCAATGTGAAGGGCAATCTGACACTGCTCCGAACATACTTGAGTGTCAGGAGTGCGGCTATCGTGCCTGTAAATTGTGCGGGGGCAGACCTGAGCATGTCTATGCCCCTTGTTCCAGTCAGAGAGTTGAGCCGGCGGAATTTGAGAAAATATTCAAGGGCTTACTTCCCATGCGGGTACGAATTGCTGGCATAACTGCTCAATGTCTAAACGTCATTAGGAAAGAGGCTGAAAAGTCTAACAAAGGCAGCCTtaatgatgatgattggCAATTATGGACTACAGCACTTCTAGAAGGAATACACGATGCTGAATTCAGGTTCCGATATCTCAAAAGACAAAGCACATGGACGGCAGTATATGAAGCTCGCGGTGCTATGCTTAGCCTTGTCCTTCACAATCGAATTCCGGAGTGGCGACTAACGATCAAGACACCTGCATCCGAGCCCAATAACAGCCGACTTCgagctcttcttcttcatccgGTAGCTCGACTTCAAATTGATATCGGGGGCCAAGATGTCCTGTGCGGTCCTTGGGAACTTTGCGTTCCCTTTAAGAAGACTATCGACATTGAAATTACGGGCAAGGGCGAATTGTTACCTTCTTGGCAAGCTTCGCTTGGTCTCCAAGGCCCCTTTGCCAACACCACCCGGTGGTCTGAACTTGAAATTTCCCTCCAAGCGGATGATGAAAATACGCTTGACAGAAAATTGTCTGGTACCTATCAACTTCTTCCCCGATGCGGCCAGGCGATGTCGTCCCTTCATAAGAAGAGGTCCAATCCTTCCGACGACGGTCTTCCCCAGCTCTACTTTTTTCTTGACCCTACCAGGTGTGGCGAATCCCGTGAAGACAGATACGTATTTTCTACAAGTATTGAAAGACTGGACTATGGCACAGAGCGACCGGTAATTGCTCGATTGGATTCCAAGTGGCGGGAAAGCAATGAGAAACAGAGAAAGGTGAAGCTGGATGTTTCTGGCGCATGGGTGAGGTGCCCCGAAGCCCACCTGACCGCCATAGGTGGGAATGATATTGCAGTTGTTGCCAATGACATTGGGGCAAACGAAATCCATCGTGACAGGGCTACCTATGCCATTCCTTCATCGGCTTCTGCCATCTCAGCATCTTTGGCAACTGATGGTTGTTCTCATGCAATAGCTCTTCTGTCTTGTCGCGTTCCACTTGATCCTGCTCACTCGGAGAGTATGTGGCGACGAGGAGCCTGGGCAGAAGTCGACTTGTCACATCAAGGCATTACTACTTTTGCGAATTTAGCCTGGATCACCGAGAGATTGCCTCCTCTTGATACGCTAAGAAACTGGACCCCTATTGCTGGCGAT GTATCCGAGAAAGTTTGCGAGAGATGCGCCCCAAAGCCACCTAAGATTCATTGGataaaaaaagaaagcAAGACCAACAAAAAGGGAAACAAAACGAAGAGTACCATCATTGCATTCGAAGATAAGTTCGAAGCTGGGCAGTATGAGCAT GCCCTCAAGCATCGACCCTCGCCCTTTGTTGTTCAGCTCAGGCTCGATCGTGATATTGGTTCGTTCCGTATCGGTCTCAACATTGCGAGCCTTGCCCATCGTGCACTCTCGCGGCTCGCGGCTATCACGTCCAAAGATAAGATCAGTCTTTCTTGGCGTCTTACTCCAGGGCATGTGGCTGAAATCCCTCAACCTCGCCGCATTTTTATTCTACCAAGCAACAAGCAAGATCCTGAAAACTCTCAACCTGTGGGTTTCAAATTACCCCTTCGTAAAGAACAGTTGCGATCTTTGTGGTGGATGTTGGAGCAAGAGAAGGCATCAGGGAAAACCCATACGTTtgtcgaagaagagatatCCGAATCCTTGCTTCCTGCTATAGGGTGGAGAGCAGAGGGCAAGGCTGAAAGGCCGGTCATGGTCCGTGGAGGTGTTATTGCGGATCAAGTTGGTTACGGCAAAACAATCATCTCTATCGCCCTGGTGGCGCAAACTATGTTCTTTCCTGCACCTGAACCTGCACCGCCTGGTTTGATTGACCTGAAAGCGACACTTATTGTTGTGCCTGGTCATCTTAGTAAACAATGGCCCAACGAGATAACGCGATTTACCGGCAGCATGTTCAAGGTCATTGTCATTCAGGGAATGAAAGATTTACAAGAGAAGACCATCGCTGAACTCGGCAAGGCTGATATAATCGTCATGGCATCAGAGATTTTCGAGTCCGACGTCTATTGGTCTCGACTTGAGTACCTTTCTGCCCAGCCTCGGGAATGGCTTCATGACACCCAAGGTGGAAGGTTCTTCTGTGACAGGCTTGACGCAGCTATGAAAACTCTTACATCGCAGACGCAAATATTAAAAGAGGAGGGCAGCGGCGCGGCGATGAAGGCCATGGAAGATAAGAAGAAACGTTTAACAGAAAAAGCCCGAGCTAAGAAGGAAGTACACACTGCCGTTAACTTCGGCAAACGAATGAAAGGACAAGCGTATAGAGACAAACACGATAGTGACTCCAAAGCCAAACCCATTACCAAGGATGAGCTTGAGCGGTGGGAGGCATCCGAAGATGAAGGT GATGACGAGGAAAACAAAACTTACATCTCTATACCCAAATTCCACAGCTCCTCAGGCTCAGAATCAGTTTCCAGCGCCCCGGTTAAAAAGGATTACACGCTGTTGCTCAATCCAGTCCTTCATATGTTCCG GTTCCGTCGAGTCATTGCAGATGAATTCACTTATCttcagaagaagagtctTGCGGCCGTTTTACgcctttcctcttcataCCGATGGATTCTGTCTGGTACTCCACCTGTCAGTGACTTTGCAGCAATCAGAAG TATTGCGACATTCATGGGCATACACCTTGGTGTGGAGGATGATGGCGAGGGCGACGTCCAGTACCAGAAAGCTCGCGCAAAAGAACAGACCCAGGCCGAGAAATTCCACGCGTTTAGGGAGATCCATTCACGAGCCTGGCATAATCGACGGGATGAACTGGCACAAGAGTTCTTGAATGTTTTTGTGCGCCAAAACATCGCAGAGATTGAGGATATACCCACTGTTGAGCATATCCATACCTTCAAACTGCCGGCCTCAGAAGGCGCCATATACCTTGAACTTGaacatcatcttcaagctTTGGAAATGCAAGC GCGTAAAGAGACGAAGTTTAAAAATGTCACTCAAGGTGATCGCAACGCTAGGCTTGAAGAGGCCTTATCCGATTCAAAAACCGCAGAAGAAGCCTTGCTCAAACGATGCTGCCATTTCACCCTTGATTTATCTGATAAGACTCGAGACGCAAAATCTGCCCAAGAAGCCTGTGATCACATCACCAGCGCTCGAGCTAGGCAGCTGCTCGCTTGTCAAGAAGACCTTTCTCGGTCAGTCAATCACGCAATAGCTTTGCATGGATggatcaagaagaagggtggaTTTAGCAAATGTGATAACGAACGTCAACCATTTGCTGAGTGGATTGCATTCTCCTTCAACGTCTCAAATCATCAAGGCGACATTGAAGCTGCACGTATACTACTCAAGGTAATGGAGAGGTGTGGTGTGAAGAACGGCAGTATCCCTCCCTCCCCTTCAGATGTTCAATCCCAATCAGTAGCCAATGGGGCGAAAATGGATGACGTCAAATGGCAGCTCCGAGAGCAGACTCATCTTCTCCGTAAGCTTGTCAAGGAATTGGTGGCGAGGGTCAGATCGTTACGCTTCTTTGAGGTTGTCAGGAAAGTTCAGAAAGGCAGGAGTGATGCCCGAATCGTGCTTGAATCTTCAGAATGTGGACACAAGCCATCCACCAATCCGGATATCGAAATGGCTATTCTGTCTTGTTGTGGTCATGTTGCCTGCTATGAGTGCATGCGTAAGGCAGCTGCTTCTCAGCGATGTGTTAAATCCGGAGAATGTCATGCCGCGGTGCGCCCGACCAATATTGTCAAGGTAAGCTCCCTGGGCGTTGAAGGCGAGCTTTCCTCAGGGAGATATGGTGCCAAACTAGAACATTTGGTCAATCTCATTCATTCAATTCCCAAAGATGACCGCATATTGGTTTTCCTTCAATGGGAAGACCTCGCAGGGAAAGTGTCTGAAGCTCTGTCTGCAGGCAAAATTCCACATGTCACGCTATCTGGTTCTGCAAAGTCACGAGCAAATACTCTTGATCGATTTCAATCCACAAATGCCGCTACTGCAAGAGTGCTGCTCCTCAAGATGAATGATGCAAGCGCCGCCGGGTCTAATCTGACCACGGCCAACCATGCTATCTTTCTCGGCCCCTTGTTCACGAACTCTTTGTTCAACTATCGCGCTGTAGAAACACAAGCCATTGGTCGAGTGCGAAGGTATGGACAGCAGAAAAAGGTTCATATTCATCGGTTGCTGGCTCTTGACACCATTGACATGACCATCTTCAACACGAGGAGGGCGGAGCTCAGAGAAAAGACAGACTGGGAAGAAACACCTCAAGAAGAGTACAAAGGAGGCTGCTCATCGATTAGCATGGCAGATGAGAAAAGGAAGCCAACATCGACAGCCAAGAGTAATCCACGTAAACGCGATTTTAGCTTGGCGCTAGCACCATCTCTCAATAACAAGAAACGATCGATTCAGGCAAGGGATGATAGGCATGTAAGCGACGATGATGAGCATTCAGAACTTTCGGATATCATTTAA
- a CDS encoding Polycomb protein e(z), putative (Similar to TIGR gene model, INSD accession AAW46284.1), which translates to MPPRQPGGLEPPPKVPPEIHNTVRQTWVQTWKDFYSWKPPSTLPVEDGWMSMRAEEDDKNLVKGHEDFSKRMAALIEKFEQESGGELKSVEIEFQGATELRPLQNPNKPPIEWNLHGRSIRPLPPIYKLTPTIEPVPEYSFCIYTPRSILSPDEVIMPFMPTFDDDTLDIPEFEAEKEKYSSLFTNCLWDLPGRDADVDIIMFETLKRLEKLGIKEEDIDKTRILPKDCFYVESLDLRRDMPPFPLAPRNINPVEGVKLPDSSKRVVGAKRKWEEPLELIEEDFEADLEGFEEACCHYPTCTSVMCIRHAGMYFDGLTRNGSKGSSFNAGNQRLPRISSVLHTLSEPCSPTCYSLTSNEATLGARLSSMRLEKRGWSESDKQQLIDILSAYEGSGLERICGLKAVFSRTCAEIAQQITTILQDRSRGPSVHEAGVEIEYSTSSSTSGSSRPLLQRSKSSKAQLIPITNRLPEFTECEHGGECVPGVCSCADNKLPCGRHCSCPSTCIRRHRGCNCRRILVQEGKPVREGKICINGKCPCIRSFRECDKELCGSCGAAEELVQDEAILKARGKFGKDGEWIENEDKTTQGQTFISCGNIALQKAKWPKLRVGISKVAGYGLFADEDIGHHVPVGEYVGEYISEWEGDNRNFAESINKRRYQFTINPQFITDAGFFGNHTRFINSAQENNVNCVAHQRAVGHELRILFLTTRPIKRHEEIHFNYGDDFWDNH; encoded by the exons ATGCCTCCCCGCCAACCCGGAGGACTCGAACCCCCTCCAAAAGTTCCGCCAGAAATTCATAACACTGTTCGCCAAACATGGGTTCAAACATGGAAAGACTTTTACTCCTGGAAACCTCCCTCCACTCTTCCAGTCGAAGATGGCTGGATGAGCATGCGAGCtgaggaagatgataaGAACCTTGTCAAAGGTCATGAAGATTTCAGCAAGCGCATGGCCGCATTGATAGAGAAGTTTGAGCAGGAAAGTGGCGGAGAATTGAAGTCGGTAGAGATCGAGTTTCAAGGCGCTACCGAACTCAGGCCACTACAGAATCCTAACAAACCGCCAATCGAATGGAACCTACATGGTAGATCAATTCGCCCTCTCCCTCCCATCTACAAGCTTACACCCACTATTGAGCCGGTCCCCGAGTACTCCTTTTGTATCTACACCCCTCGAAGTATCTTGTCACCTGATGAAGTTATCATGCCCTTCATGCCTACTTTTGACGATGACACTCTCGACATACCAGAATTCGAGGCTGAGAAAGAAAAATATTCATCTCTTTTTACCAATTGCTTATGGGACTTACCGGGACGAGATGCTGATGTGGATATCATTATGTTTGAAACCTTGAAAAGGCTGGAGAAGCTAGGGAtaaaggaagaagatatTGACAAGACGAGGATATTACCGAAGGACTGTTTCTATGTGGAAAGCCTCGATTTGAGAAGAGACATGCCTCCGTTCCCATTAGCCCCTCGAAACATCAACCCAGTCGAAGGAGTAAAGTTGCCGGATAGCTCAAAACGTGTTGTAGGAGCTAAAAGGAAATGGGAGGAACCGCTAGAGCTTATTGAAGAGGATTTCGAAGCTGACCTTGAAGGGTTCGAGGAAGCGTGTTGCCATTACCCTACTTGCACAAGTGTCATGTGTATTAGGCATG CCGGCATGTATTTTGACGGTTTAACACGTAATGGATCCAAAGGCTCAAGCTTCAACGCCGGGAATCAACGTCTACCTCGTATCTCATCAGTACTCCATACCCTCTCCGAACCTTGCTCCCCCACATGCTACTCATTAACCAGTAATGAAGCGACCTTAGGGGCGAGACTCTCGTCCATGCGACTGGAGAAGCGGGGATGGTCGGAATCGGATAAACAGCAGCTTATAGATATACTTTCCGCGTACGAAGGCTCGGGGCTCGAGAGAATATGTGGATTGAAAGCTGTCTTCAGCAGGACTTGTGCAGAG ATCGCGCAACAAATTACCACCATTTTACAAGATCGATCAAGAGGGCCAAGCGTGCATGAGGCAGGTGTTGAGATAGAATATtcaacttcttcatccacatcTGGATCGTCAAGGCCACTTTTACAAAGGTCAAAGTCCAGTAAAGCCCAGCTGA TACCGATAACCAATCGTTTGCCCGAGTTCACGGAGTGTGAACATGGAGGCGAATGTGTTCCAGGTGTTTGCAGTTGTGCTGATAACAAGTTGCCATGTGGGCGGCACTGCTCT TGTCCTTCCACGTGCATAAGGCGTCATCGCGGTTGCAACTGTCGTCGTATATTGGTACAAGAAGGCAAACCTGTGAGAGAAGGCAAAATATGTATCAATGGTAAATGTCCCTGCATTAGGAGTTTCAGAGAATGTGACAAAGAACTATGCGGCAGTTGCGGAGCTGC TGAGGAGCTGGTACAAGACGAGGCGATCCTCAAAGCGAGGGGTAAATTCGGAAAGGATGGGGAATGGATTGAGAATGAAGATAAAACAACCCAAGGGCAAACATTCATTAGCTGCGGAAATATAGCTTTACAAAAAGCAAAATGGCCG AAGCTGAGAGTAGGGATAAGCAAGGTAGCAGGTTACGGGTTATTTGCCGACGAAGATATCGGTCATCATGTGCCTGTAGGAG AATATGTGGGGGAGTATATTTCTGAATGGGAAGGTGATAATCGAAA TTTTGCTGAA TCTATCAATAAACGGCGATATCAGTTCACCATCAACCCACAATTCATCACTGATGCTGGTTTCTTTGGTAACCACACGCGGTTCATCAACTCTGCTCAAGAAAATAATGTTAATTGTGTTGCCCATC AGAGAGCAGTGGGTCACGAGCTCCGGATATTGTTTCTGACTA CGCGACCCATCAAGAGACACGAAGAAATCCATTTCAACTATGG AGATGACTTTTGGGATAACCATTAG
- a CDS encoding Capsular associated protein (Similar to TIGR gene model, INSD accession AAW46283.1), producing MPKGNSPRTRIAVIAGSTIAFLFLLHFLFSSPDRLLATQRWTTASSSVIRSKFLRAKAQAPKPPIHHPIPKLMADAKDEFDQKIKKQSKSLPEAVAEYKKRYGRNPPKGFDEWYAFAKENNAIIIDEYDQLDRDLKPFWLFSGEELRRRCIQVGFLPSVDLVRVEKGQTRTIDVSKGFDDSEVGARAKGFRVMLEKFQAKLPDMDFPINEKAEGRILVPWEENLYSNLTADSSLGIEHVLGGEFIPDWRGDGNVWEAYRRTCDPSSQARRLFGSLRANLKEGQAPISRLADAGVTADAPSEDFYFPEGVDDKYDFCAHPWAHYNQGHFFSDWRTIHALYPMFSPAKGMGYSDILIPSHYYFSSTKRYTYGWDPVNMVIKDVDDMETKWEDKSDDIFWRGATTGGGSSPPGFLAQYQRHRLIKMTSDSSDVNKTVVFADPPGTDHFVSAQVPIGQLNKDMMDVAFTKAVGCTQYPGGCDGMRKDHRFADAVPLGENWRHKYLIDIDGMGYSARLFALLKSESAVLKSTVYTEFMSEWLQPWLHYIPISQMYQEIYNVHAFFSGPSKSMLDASNTTRTLYQQPGIHTKKFDGDAELRKIAKAGRDWMFTIGRKIDMEIYVYRLCLEWARLTADDREAMSYKE from the exons ATGCCTAAGGGCAATTCCCCCAGGACGCGTATAGCCGTTATAGCAGGATCGACTATCgctttcctcttcctcctacacttcctcttctcctctcctgACCGACTCCTGGCAACACAAAGATGGACGACCGCTTCTTCCTCAGTCATTCGCTCAAAGTTCCTTCGAGCGAAGGCACAAGCTCCTAAACCTCCCATACACCATCCCATTCCCAAGCTCATGGCAGATGCCAAGGATGAATTTGACCAAAAGATTAAAAAGCAAAGCAAGAGCTTGCCCGAAGCCGTTGCCGAGTACAAGAAGAGATACGGCAGGAACCCTCCCAAGGGCTTTGATGAATGGTATGCATTTGCAAAGGAGAACAATGCCATTATCATCGATGAGTATGACCAACTTGATCGCGATCTCAAGCCTTTCTGGCTCTTTTCTGGCGAGGAGTTGCGACGAAGATGTATCCAAGTCGGTTTCTTGCCTTCCGTCGATTTGGTGAGGGTTGAAAAAGGTCAAACAAGAACTATCGATGTGTCAAAGGGCTTTGATGACTCTGAAGTCGGTGCCCGTGCTAAGGGTTTCCGAGTCATGCTTGAAAAGTTCCAGGCAAAGCTTCCCGATATGGATTTCCCCATTAACGAAAAGGCGGAAGGTCGTATCCTCGTCCCTTGGGAGGAAAACTTGTACTCAAACCTCACGGCTGATTCTTCTC TTGGTATTGAACACGTCTTGGGAGGTGAATTCATTCCCGATTGGCGAGGTGATGGTAACGTGTGGGAGGCCTACCGCCGAACATGTGACCCTTCATCTCAAGCCCGTCGTCTGTTTGGTTCTCTTCGTGCCAACCTCAAAGAAGGTCAAGCTCCCATCTCTCGTCTCGCCGATGCTGGTGTGACTGCCGACGCTCCTTCAGAAGACTTTTACTTCCCCGAGGGTGTCGACGACAAGTACGACTTTTGTGCTCATCCCTGGGCTCATTACAACCAAGGTCATTTCTTCTCCGACTGGCGAACTATCCACGCACTTTACCCCATGTTCTCTCCAGCCAAGGGCATGGGATACAGCGACATTCTTATTCCCAGTCACTACTATTTCTCCTCTACTAAGCGATACACTTATGGTTGGGATCCTGTCAACATGGTTATCAAAGATGTCGATGACATGGAGACCAAGTGGGAGGACAAGTCTGACGACATCTTCTGGCGTGGTGCCACTACCGGTGGTGGTTCTTCCCCTCCCGGTTTCCTTGCTCAATACCAGCGTCACCGATTGATTAAGATGACCTCAGACTCCTCTGATGTCAACAAGACTGTCGTTTTCGCCGATCCTCCCGGGACTGACCACTTCGTCTCTGCTCAAGTACCTATAGGCCAGTTGAACAAGGATATGATGGATGTAGCGTTCACCAAGGCTGTCGGTTGTACTCAATACCCTGGAGGATGTGATGGTATGCGAAAGGACCACCGATTTGCCGATGCTGTGCCTCTTGGCGAGAACTGGAGACACAAGTATTTGATCGATATCGACGGTATGGGTTACTCTGCCCGTCTTTTTGCTTTA CTCAAGAGTGAAAGTGCTGTCCTTAAGTCTACTGTCTATACGGAATTCATGTCCGAGTGGCTCCAGCCTTGGCTTCATTACATTCCCATTTCCCAAATGTACCAGGAAATCTACAACGTCCacgccttcttctctggCCCTTCCAAGTCCATGCTTGATGCCTCCAATACTACTAGAACCTTGTATCAGCAGCCTGGAATCCACACCAAGAAATTTGATGGGGATGCCGAGTTGAGGAAGATTGCGAAGGCGGGTAGGGACTGGATGTTCACTATTGGGCGGAAGATCGACATGGAGA TCTATGTGTATAGGTTGTGTCTTGAATGGGCACGTCTTACTGCCGACGACCGTGAGGCTATGTCCTACAAGGAATAG